In Streptomyces sp. Li-HN-5-11, the sequence CGCGGCGGCCCCTTCGGGGCCGAACACCACCTGCGGGCCCGCACGCCGCACCAGCGCGATCCCCGGCAGCGGTTCGACCACGGCGTGCGGGTCGGCGAGGGTCGCCCGCACCTGCCACGTCGAGCCGAACGACCGCCGGATCTCGTCCAGCGTGCCGTCCAGGACGAGCCGCCCGTGGTTGATCAGCACCACCCGCTCGGCGAGCCGTTCGACCTCCGTCATGTCGTGGGTGGTCAGCAGGACCGTACGGCCGCGCTGCTCGACCTGGTTGCGCAGGAACTCCCGCACCTGCTCCTTGACCACCACGTCCATGCCGATGGTCGGCTCGTCGAGGAACACCACCGGCGGGTCGTGCAGCAGGGCCGCCGCCAGATCGCAGCGCACGCGCTGACCGAGGGAGAGGTGACGGACCCGGGTGTCCCAGAAGGAGGACAGCTCCAGCAGCTCGTCGAACTCCGCGAGCCGCGCCGCGTGTTCGGCCTTGGGAACCTCGTAGATGTCGCGCAGGATCGCGAACGACTCCCGCACCGGCAGGTCCCACCACAGCTGGGTGCGCTGCCCGAACACCGCGCCGATGTTACGGGCGTTGCGCTCCCGCTCCCGGTAGGGGACCACACCCGCGACCCTGGCCTCGCCGGAGGTGGGCGTGAGGATGCCGGTGAGCATCTTGATGGTGGTGGACTTGCCGGCGCCGTTCGGGCCGAGCAGGGCGAGGAGTTCGCCGGGCGCCACGTCGAAGGTGACGTCACTGACGGCGTGTTTCACCACGCGCTCCGGGTCGACCAGCGAACGCAGGGCTCCCACGAAGCCGGGACGGCGGACGGTGCTGTGGAAGGTGCGGGACAGACCGCGCACCTCGATCTGCTTCGCGCCGGTCACTCGACATACCTCCGGGTCAGACGGATCAGCCAAACGGTCACCGCGAGCGAGGCGGCGGACAGCACCGACAGCAGCCAGGGGAGCGCGTGGATGCCCGAGGCCTCGATGCCCGCGCCCAGCAGCGGGGGAGCCGCCACTCCACCGACCATGGAGGCGGCGATGACCCAGGCGCCGGCCCGGCCGGCCTGGGGCAGCGCCCTGGTGAGCCAGGGCAGGCCGGTCGGAAAGACCGGCGCGATGAACAACCCAACACCCGCGTAGGCCGCGGGCGCCACTCCTTTTACGAGCGTCAGGAGCAGGCATGCGGTCATGCCGGCCGCGCACACGGTGAGGATGCGCTCGGGGGCGTACCTCAGCGTCAGCGGTACGACCAGGAAGCGGCCCGCGGTCATCATCAGCCAGTACACCGACGTCGCCGACGCCGCCGCGGCCGCCGTGTATCCCACCGTCTGGAGATGGGTGGGCTCCCAGCCGCCGACGCCCGCCTCCACGGCGACGTTGAGGACGTACAGGGCGAGGAAGCCTGCGAGGACGCCAAAGACGCCCAGCCGTGCGGACGCCCGCGCGGGCCGCTCCTCGGAGACGCA encodes:
- a CDS encoding ATP-binding cassette domain-containing protein, whose protein sequence is MTGAKQIEVRGLSRTFHSTVRRPGFVGALRSLVDPERVVKHAVSDVTFDVAPGELLALLGPNGAGKSTTIKMLTGILTPTSGEARVAGVVPYRERERNARNIGAVFGQRTQLWWDLPVRESFAILRDIYEVPKAEHAARLAEFDELLELSSFWDTRVRHLSLGQRVRCDLAAALLHDPPVVFLDEPTIGMDVVVKEQVREFLRNQVEQRGRTVLLTTHDMTEVERLAERVVLINHGRLVLDGTLDEIRRSFGSTWQVRATLADPHAVVEPLPGIALVRRAGPQVVFGPEGAAAPTVHQALKQVIERYEVTDIALDEADLEDVMRAAYAHAEFQPEGV
- a CDS encoding MFS transporter produces the protein MTDTVLRTPAAGRLFSRPAAVASCVGFVLIGMLQALYGPAIPGLRADYGLSPPGAGLGLSLHFAGGVVGVLAFNAVHSRISNRTLLAASYGLMAAGCTGFALAPGWPLALAAAFLGGLGFGGIDYGLNQLFAAGFGDRSTAMLNVLNAHFGIGAVLGPTVVAWAGPHHYAYAFGGCAVLAAALIPGTRGVRTGCVSEERPARASARLGVFGVLAGFLALYVLNVAVEAGVGGWEPTHLQTVGYTAAAAASATSVYWLMMTAGRFLVVPLTLRYAPERILTVCAAGMTACLLLTLVKGVAPAAYAGVGLFIAPVFPTGLPWLTRALPQAGRAGAWVIAASMVGGVAAPPLLGAGIEASGIHALPWLLSVLSAASLAVTVWLIRLTRRYVE